The Bacillus sp. Y1 genome includes the window CACTTGATTTCTTCCTTTTCGAGATTGGGATTTAGCAAAATATAATTCAACTGGCTAGTGCGGTACTCATCCATATGCTGATAAGTCATTTTATTATTGGATTTCAATTCTTCAATAATCGTATTCAATGTTTTAAACAGTTCTTTCCTATTAACAGGCTTTAATAAATAATCTTTCACCTTTTGCTTAATCGCTTCTTTTGCATAAGCAAAGTCATCGTATCCACTAAGAATGACAAGTGCGGGCTTTTTATCCAGCTCTTGAAGCTGTTTGATTAACTGAATTCCATTAAGATGTGGCATTTTTATATCAGTAATCAGGATATCAGGATGTTCTTGATTAATACAATCCAGAGCATCCAAGCCATCTGCAGCGACAAAAATTTCGTATGTCGGATACTCCCTTTTGATCATCGCCTGGATTCCTTGACGGATATTCTTCTCATCATCTGCAATAAGGATTTTATACACTGTGGCTACCTCATTTCATTAATTTACAAGGCATCTTAATCGTCACGACTGTAAACTCTCCTTCTTTACTCGCGACAGAAACGCCATATTCATTTCCATAGTATAGTTTAATTCTCTCATTCACATTTTTAACGCCTATTCCATTTCCATCTTTAAATGAATATTGTACATATTCCTGGTTTGATTGGATTTGGTCATTCAGTCGGTCACATTGTTCTAGAGTCATTCCTATACCATTATCGGTAATGTTAATGATGGCCATCCCAGCTGAATACTCCGCACTAATACAAATAATGCCGTGACTTGAACGATTTTTGGGTAAGATTCCGTGTTTAACTGCATTCTCCACAATAGGTTGCAGTGACATTTTCAATACTTCCTGCTCCAACATTACTTTCGGCACATCAACTTCCAAATTTAGCAGCCCATCCAGACGTAAATTCATAATTTCAATATAATTTTTTATATATTGAAGCTCGTCTTCAAGAACAACAAAATCGTTTTTCCACCTGAGGTTATAGCGCATCATTTCACCTAAACACGTAATAGCGTCTGAGATATCATACTTACCCTCAATTTCTGCCATCATTTTAATATTTTCAAGCGTGTTATATAAGAAATGCGAGTCTATTTGTGTTTTAAGAGCCTTTAGCTCTGTTTCTTTTGCAGCAGCCTGCTTGTTCACTGCATCTGCGATCAAGCTATTGATTTTCCCCAGCATATTTTTAAAATGAAAACTTAGCTCTGCAATTTCATCATGACCACTGATTTCTACTTCCGTGCTGAAATCTCCTTTTTCTACACGTTTCATTGAGTTTTTAAGCCTATACATTTTTTTTAAAAGCAGTTCAATAAGGAGGTATGTGAATAGAGATAGAATAATTACTAGAACGATAATCCCGCTCAAGAATACATTCCTTGTCTTCGCAGTTTCAGCGTTTAAGCTCTCCAGAGATATTACATTTAGTAAATCAGCCTCTAGGTCATCTAAATAAGCAGTAATGACAAGATAAGGGGTACCATTACTCATAATTTGAAAACTTCCCTTACCTTGTTTTTTAGCCTTAATAAATTCGCCTTTAAGCTCTTCTGGATC containing:
- a CDS encoding sensor histidine kinase, with the protein product MFILRLSKVLANWLGRLSLQQKLIALYITIIIIPIIIFTTIYSKDVYNRAINEIRIQNENALEIEKIHIKNNIETMRRTAQMVVSDVEFIDFVKSRNEANVDQLIDFKMNELSNVTRLQANNPAIENIRLYTTNPYITEMWPIVFHEKRILDKPWRVEVIRRNGMELWWFDQQNEDVLERLPSQNTSKISLLRELDYPKDEHLGIIEINMFLKNFFPKMFGTVNNMDSVYVVLDKDMNMIRNYQHTFFEDEELDPEELKGEFIKAKKQGKGSFQIMSNGTPYLVITAYLDDLEADLLNVISLESLNAETAKTRNVFLSGIIVLVIILSLFTYLLIELLLKKMYRLKNSMKRVEKGDFSTEVEISGHDEIAELSFHFKNMLGKINSLIADAVNKQAAAKETELKALKTQIDSHFLYNTLENIKMMAEIEGKYDISDAITCLGEMMRYNLRWKNDFVVLEDELQYIKNYIEIMNLRLDGLLNLEVDVPKVMLEQEVLKMSLQPIVENAVKHGILPKNRSSHGIICISAEYSAGMAIINITDNGIGMTLEQCDRLNDQIQSNQEYVQYSFKDGNGIGVKNVNERIKLYYGNEYGVSVASKEGEFTVVTIKMPCKLMK